The Apteryx mantelli isolate bAptMan1 chromosome 36, bAptMan1.hap1, whole genome shotgun sequence genome includes the window CCCGGCGTCGGGGCAGCTgccatcctgcccccccccccgcacacacacgtGCCACGAGCTGGGGGGGTCTCagcgcgcccggacgcctggggcccccgcgcgggggggggggggggagggggggggcgcagcTGCGTCCCTGCGCTGGCCGATGCCACCGCGGCGGCTGCCAGCGCCCGCACAAAGGctgcggggggggtgggggggacggggggggacacCCCGaacgggctcccccccccccactgcccccccagCTCGTGGGGCCCCTGCgcatgggcggggggggggggggacggcaaAAAGGGCAGCGGCTgccgtggggatggggacagacACGGGGACGCGGGacggacacggggacacggggacgtgcaGCACCTGGCGCGGGGACAGGGACAGACACGGGGACAGGACGGACACAGGGACAGGGACGGACATGGGGATGTGCAGCACCTGGCATGGGGACGGGGCtggacgtggggacacggggggacacagggatgggggggacacggggggacatgggggggcacAAGCCGCAGCGTCTCCCCGGCACGGCAAGCTCGCTcgcacacggggggggggggggcattgcaTGACACGGAGCGGCACAGAGTGACACGGAGCGACACGGAGCGACACGCCACGGCCACGGCCCCCTCCCGGGCCCGGCCATCGGCTCCCCCGTGGGGCCGGGACACGCGTGCGTcggggcacacgcgtgtgcgcggGGCTGGGGGACGCGCACGGCCTGCACACAGCGTGTCGTTGCCACCCCTGCGGCGTGCACACGCGTGTCGTTGCCACCCCTGCGGCGTGCACACGCGTGTCATTGCCACCCCTGCGGTGTGCACACGCGTCATTGCCACCCCTGCGGCGTGCACACGCGTGTCGTTGCCACCCCTGaggcgtgcacacgcgtgtgcacccgGGCACGGaggcgcgcggcggggccgcgtgTGCAATGGCGTCGCGTGTGCGCAGCGCGTGCTGGGACGGGGCGCtcgcacacgcgtgcacacgcacacgcacacgcgtgttcacccgctgccgccccgcacacgccaccccccccccccagccaggccgggacccaggcgtccgggcgctgccCAGCCCCCCCCATCGGCcaagaaggggcccaggcgtccggggcgggggggggcaataacccccccggggggggggggcaacttGGCCGGAGGGAAGAACAAAGGAGACAGCAAAAAGAGAGGCCCCAAAATGGggcaaaaccaccccaaaacgGGGCCTCTCCCCCGGAAGGGTTCGGGAGGGggggctcccctcccccccccggacgcctgggcccacctgcggggggggggggggggagggggtcgggGGCGGCgagcccggacgccggggcccttcggcgggcggggggctggcgcgggggcgggggggcgcccggacgccggggtccccgggccccGGGGGAGGCTCGGGGGAGGTTTGGGGCGAGTTCAGGGGATTTTGGCTCTGCTCGGCGGCGGTTTTTCGCTCGACGCCGAGGCCTGGAAGCCATTAGGGCGccgctccccccccttcccccccccccccccggccccacggccgcGCCGAGCCAGGAGGGGGGCGgggagcgggcccaggcgtccgggcgccccccgctGCCGTGGGgcccgggttggggggggggcccaggcgtccgggagcccccccaccccccaccatGGAGACATGgggagcgggcccaggcgtccgggcgcccccccctcACCATGGGGCCCACGCaggagcgggcccaggcgtccgggcaccccccaTCACCGTGGGTCCCCCgtggggagggggcccaggcgtccgggcgcccccccgtCACCGCGGGACCCAcgcggggagggggcccaggcgtccgggcggccccgctgcccccccggggggccccggcgtccgggcggcggcgggcagggaagGGTTAAGGCGCGCGGGAGCCCTTGGCAGGGCGCCCCGGGGTTTTGGCTGCGGCTGAAAagcttttggggggggttgggggggggcgggggggaggggaggggcgggggggaggggaggggagcccgCGCCGAGcccatccccccccctcccctccgccttctcccccccctccctcccaagcCGGGGAGGGGCCGCGTTTAGGAGCATTACGGTAGGGAGCgacccccttttctcccccccccccccccgcggggagcgcggcccctggcggcgggaggcggcgctgcagggcccgggggcaccgggggggagTCGGGGGGGATCGGGGGTACCCGGACCCCCCCCCGCGGCCTCTTCCAGCCCCTTTTCGGCGGCCTCgaggctgctctgctgctccGGGGCTGCGGCcagaccgccccccccccccgccactacCGGGGTCCCCTCACCCTTTTTGGGGTCCCCCCACCCCTATCGGTGTCCCCTCTGCCTCTggggtcccccccaccccacttgGGCCCCCCCCGCCCTATTGGGGTCTCCCTAAACCCTGTTGGGGTCCCCTCCGTTTTCGCGGTCCCCTCCGTTTTCGCGGTCCCCCCCCTCTACTTCAGGGTTTCCCCTACCCCACTGGGGTTCCCCCCCACTCCTATGGGTCCCCCGGCACCCACGGGGGGCCCCCCGCCCTCCGCGACCCCCCACCCCACCGGGGACCCCCAAATTTCCCCCCCTCTCCACACCGGGACCCCCACGACTGGGTCCCTTCCCCACCGCAGCCCCCGGGCTCGCTGCCCGCAACCGCCGCCACGACGTCACCGCCGGCGGCCGGCTTCCGCCCAGTGCTCCGCTCACTTCCGCCAAAACCTTCACTCACTTCCGCCTGTGCTTCACCCCGCTTCCGCCCCGCCGCAGCTACCCTCTCGCGTCACTtccgcctccctcctcccgcggcaagatggcggcgcccttgtggcgggcgctggcggcggcggcgctgggcccggccccggcgcgcgggTACCGGGCGGCGCCGCTGCGGCGGAACCTGGGCGGCGTGTACCGGCCCGACCCCGCGGACCCGCGGACGCCGCCGTGGCAGCTGGAGCCGCGCTACGAGGCGCGGCTCTTCGGGCGCTTCGGGGCGGCGTccggggtggcggcggcgcggctgtGGCCGGACCCGGAGCGGCTGCGGGAGCTGGAGGCCGAGGAGCGCGAGTGGTGCCCGGCGCTGCGCGACATGGAGGCGGCGCTGGAGCTGCGCGAGCGGCAGGGAGGAGCAGCAGCGGGCCGAGAGGTGCGGGGAGCGCCGGGACCCGGGGGGACCGGGATGGGCCAcgggggggaggctggggggggaGCAGGATGGAGGAGTCAGGAACGGAGTGGGGGGgaccgggatgggggggggatcGGCACCGTGGGGGGGACTGAGGGGGAGGGACCGGGGCCGGCCGGGACCGGGAAGGAGTCAGGCACTGGGGCCGGGATGGGGGGCACCGggactggggtgggggtgggggtggatagGCACCGGGGGGGGGAACCGGGATGGGACGGGGGGGGCGGTACTGGGATCAGGACCGGGGACCACTGGGaccaggaggggggggggaaccaacTGGCCTCGAGGGGGGGGACAAGAACCGGGGGGGGGCCACGggacaatggggggggggggggccatgggACGAAGGGGGGGGGAGTCCGGTGGGGactggggaaatggaagggaacTATGGGGTGGACAacctgggatttggggggggggggagccgggatgggggctgtacagaccccgggggGGGGCAGTGCCCGGCgtggcgcggcccccccccccccccccagcaatgcCGATGGCGGCGGCAGGGCGCAGCGGGTGGCGGCGGCACTGGAGCGGATGCCGGGGCTGGTGGCGGCGTGGCGGCAGGAGCGGGAGGGCGGGCGCGGCAGCGGgcgcgggcgggaggcggcgcggcgggcggcggtgctggcggcccgggggggccccgcgggggggggcgcccgcggGGGGGCCCCGCGCCCAGGCCCTGCTCGACGACCTggagcggcagcagcggcggcaggagaagcggcgccggcggcagcagcgggcagGAGGAGGCGCGTCAGGCCCTGGCTGCCGCCcacgaggccgccgccgccgcgcccccccccgggtcccccaCTGAACGGCGCCCGAAACGGCCTGAAACGGCCCCGAAAACGGGGACGGGGCCCCCGGCGTCCTGGCTCACGCACCCCCGCAGCACCCAAAACGGCCCCAAAATGGCGACGGGGCCGCGGCGTCCGGGTTCATCCTCTCCGTCTCCTGCAATGGCCCCAAAACCAGGGTGGGACGCGGGTGTCCGGGTTCAGCCCCGAAATCACCCAAACCAGCCCCCAAAACTGGgacagggcccaggcgtccggggctccgcccccccccccccccccaggctcacTGCAAACGGACACGCGGCCACGGGCAGgtttaaaattctgctttttaatcttttccttcctagattttgttatgttttttaCACGGCGGTGgagcccccccctcctcctccctcccccccccccggcagcggctCGCGTTTCCATGGGGCGAAACGAGGGGGAAAAAGTGattttgggggttggggggggggggacggggacagaaGAAGCGCTTTTCCACCAGCGTTTTTTCCCACCAGCGTGCCGCCCCCCTTAAGAGCGGGCGGGCGCTGGCGGGGGGGCAGCCAATCAGCACCGCTCCCTCGGGGcgtggcggggccggggcccaATGAGGCTCCCCTGCCCCGCGGCTCCCTTAAAGGGGGAGCGGCgctgtggccccccccccccgcacaggTGCTGTAGGgtgcgggcagccccggggggggaggggggcagggccGCGGCCCCAGCggtggcgggggagggggggcgcccggcccggcccccccctcaGTCGTCGTCGAAGTTCTGGCTCAGGAGGAAGTTGGCCGCCAGGTTCTCGTTCTTCTCGCAGGCGAAGTAGGCCTGGATGACCAGGCTCTCGGGGAAGCCCAG containing:
- the GADD45GIP1 gene encoding LOW QUALITY PROTEIN: large ribosomal subunit protein mL64 (The sequence of the model RefSeq protein was modified relative to this genomic sequence to represent the inferred CDS: inserted 2 bases in 1 codon; deleted 2 bases in 2 codons), with the translated sequence MAAPLWRALAAAALGPAPARGYRAAPLRRNLGGVYRPDPADPRTPPWQLEPRYEARLFGRFGAASGVAAARLWPDPERLRELEAEEREWCPALRDMEAALELRERREEQQRAESNADGGGRAQRVAAALERMPGLVAAWRQEREGGRGSGRGREAARRAAVLAARGGPAGXGAPAGGPRAQALLDDLERQQRRQEKRRRRQQRQEEARQALAAAHEAAAAAPPPGSPTERRPKRPETAPKTGTGPPASWLTHPRSTQNGPKMATGPRRPGSSSPSPAMAPKPGWDAGVRVL